The stretch of DNA CTACAGCATCCTGGTGGAAGACAGACAGGTAGGTGAGCTGTGACGTGTGTAGTATAAGTGTTTGAACATGTCAGAATCTGCTGCAAACGTCCTGCAGGGCCTGGAGTCTATTCTTGCTGTTCTGGTTCGTCTGCTGGATCAGTCTTCTTTTCTGTGTCCTTAAGGTTCATTCATAACTTGTCATTCTCTCTGTGACTTTACTTTTATGTGTCCAGGTTTAAGACGCAAACATTAATTCACCTTCACAAAACCCTGATAAGTTCTCCATGAATGTCCAGGTTGCTCTAGTTAGACGTTTCCACAGTAACCACAGATGTGATCAGATTAggctggactgagatttcggggGTTACATATTTTCccatgtgacctctgacctctttcCCTGTCATCTTTAGCCTCGCTACAGTCTAAGAAGCCGACGATCAGAAACTCAGTGACTGAAGGAATGAGTCccaatgtttgtttttctttgtcaatAAAGGCCAGTTGGATTTTAAAGAGACGTGTGTCACCGACTCAGCTATATCATCGTTTATTTTTGAATTATTGAGTAAACAAAAAATATTCTGCCTCAATCTGAGGGTCCAGAAAGTAATTTACAAATCCAAACTCCAGAGGGAGACAGGAGCAGAAATTCAAACTTAGAAACTAAAGCACCAAAACCAGAACAACCTAAATACACTGAAACGAACCCTAGACTTTCTGCATCCAGGGGCCCTTTTCTTCAAACCCTCCCATGGTTCCATGAACCTCGAGGGTTGGAGCCCTCTGAAGGTTCAGACTGATGAAAAAGTAGAAACCCTCTTGGATTTTTCTCAAGTTTTAGCCTCCtgaaacaaaaggagaaaatgaaaagcagacagcaggaagaggaggaggagtcatgGTGCAGCTCAGATCAGACTCTCACGAAAACAGTAGAGGCGCGACAGAAGAAGCAAGCATCCACCTGTCGTCCTGCTGGAATGGAGGTAGAATACAGGCGGACCCAGCCTCCTGGGAAAGTGTGAAGTTCAAAGTAAGTGTGTTCTAGAGCAAACTGTTCTAGCCCAGATTACAGTCTGGAGCTTTGTTCTATGTGCATGCCCAGTCCTTTGGACCATTTCAAACCAGGTGCTGGAACgtgtgaggacagagatggagagaaccAGAACTAAGACCAGCATGTAAGCGGTGTGAACCTGTAGCTCGAGTAATGAGCACTTGAGATGGACTTGGCCAAGTCCTGAATCGTGAACTGAGCTCAGACTGTGATGTCTTGGAGCTTAACCAACTCTGCGGTGGTCTGTTCCctcccagctccttctccagtgAATTCTGCACCATGAGGTTCTCCTACCACCTCCTCTCTTTGGCTGCAGCCAGCAGAAGTGCTACCTATAGGACAGGTGAGTCCAGAGTTCATGTTTCTccacagagtgtgtgtctgtagcttGATGGTGGCCCCACGTTTCTCTTCTTTTCACTTCAGAGGCAACGGCTGCGTCAGAATGAGAAGACAGAAGGCAGTGGGTTTGTCTGTTGGGATCAAGTCTAAGACAAGGGTGTACATAGTTCTGAGGTTTTTAGCGAATACCTGCTACTTCGGTTTCAGGAGCTCATAAGAGTGAAGAGCTACAGCTTAAAATCACACACCAACTTCAGATGTTGTACAAGGAGCAGAACTTAGCCCTGAGCTCTCCTCAAACTCTGGTTCTAATGCGAGTGTTCATCTTCAGCAGGAGTCACACAGCTGCTCATTGGCTCATTGGTTTCTCCTGTTTGAACCTGGACTTACCATGTTGATAATGACCCCTCATGAGGAAACAGAGAGGTGGAGTGTAATTGTCTGTAGATCGATAGACTTTAttctttattgatcccacagcagGGGAATTCAATTGCTGAAACAGCCAAAAACAGACAGCAGAGAAATTTTGCAGGATTGCAAGAAAAAGGAGCataacaaataaacaacaacaacattatgcACATATTAACGATTCAGAGATAGTGTCTAAACAACATTGCAGATTGCTTGTCAGGCCTCTAAATTGTACAGTCTAACAGCAGTGGGGATTAAAGACCTGTGGTACCGTTCCTtcctacactgtgtgtgtgggcgggttgtttttgtttgtttcagtcaTAACCTATGTCTAGACACCTGGAGTCCCTGGTTTTATTCTCACTGCAtgctgaatttcaaattaaaaaaaaaacagaaaataactttTAGATCTTTGCTTTGTTTGAGTTCGCATTTTTACTCTGGTTAACTGACTAACTAGCGTTTGGTCAAAAAATGTCCCAGCAGGAGTTAAGaggcatcagctgatcacagatcCTCAGTCCTCACGTGTTAACCGTTGTTACAGAAGCGTCCTCCAGTTAGCATAGCCGCTTACACAATTAACCACGAAACACGGCTAATACAATATAGGAGAGAGTGGATTACAGTTGCTGGAGGTAAAGtgtccacacgcacacacttctgTTAATTAAAGTAATGTCAAAATATGAATGGCGTTTCCTTAATTCGTTGTCAAGGAAACCAAgctatgagagagagagagagagagacacccctcccctccctctcttccgcCGCCCGCCGCTTACACATCGGGCAGCGCTCCGAACCAAACCGAGCGGATCTAACCTACTTATCCCCTTCAAGCGGCTGTCGGGGTACTGTTGGTTCGGACCGTCGATGAGTCTGTGAAAGCGAACCGGTCCGGtccctgcttcctgtgtgtgcgaCTCGTTTCTTCTCCGTGCTGTGGACCGGGAGAGCCGCTCTCTCCCCGCACCAACATTTTCTTTAATGACCGGATTTGTATTTTGCTGCGCGATGTATATGGACAGAAGCAGCCTGACCAGGGGTGAGTCCGCACTGACACATCTgcagcgcgcgcgcacgcacgtaCCTGCTGAAAGCCGGcgcacgcgcacagacagaaacataCACGCAGCTTCACCACACCACAGCATCGTCTTTTATTTTGGGTCGTGTGAAAAATTTCGATGAACATCACCGTAATCTCGAGAATTGGGGGTTGGGAATGACATGCGCGCGCACGCCTCCAGACGTGCGCTCGCACACACTGACCGACATCTCGCCGCAGTGAATGTAGGCTAGTATGGCTGCGTGATACTACGCCTGCCAGATGTGTCTTCATCATCCCAACGCGGCGTTACGACAATCAGTCATAAAGGTTCGGTTCCACCAACAGTCTGAACCCAGACCAACCGGATCTTACAATGTGAAGGTTGAtggaggctgaacagcaggATGGAGGTGGATGGTGttaagtagtgtgtgtgtggggggggctccGTGGACACAGTCGACTCATCTGAATTTGTTCCATCTCTGGTGATGCAAATACAGAATCCTTTTCTTTTAGAACCTGTCTGTAGCTTGTTCTGGCCTTTGATCTGTTTCTGACGTCTGCAGCTAATGCAGATCCAGCTTTAGTATCCAAATCGTATGCAATCAGTGAACCCACTAGAACCTTCAAAATGTCCACGACTGACAAGCAGAACAAAAGCTTAAGCTTGCTAGAACCAGCTGCATGAGTTATGGGTTGTCCTAATCCTTTACACTAGCATTAAAGCAGATCGGTAGAACCCCCATCTTTGGAACTGAGTCATAGAACCTTCTCAAGATGAACACGGAGATGACTAAACCACTCCACTACTACTGTAAGGAGAACCCAGACTCTAGAACCTCTAAGATGAACAGAACTACTTCAAAATCAAGAGTCATATGTTTGCTCCATGGTCTATAAGTAGACTATAAACAACATACTTCTGTTACTAtgggggtgccgaatgtaaaaggagcacctataactagttttctcacattcaactaaatgacacatgttttctcacatttagttaaatgtgcaaaagtctaaatgtaaatgttaaatgttaaatataaatgttaaatgatcaaacTGAATATTCAAGTAGATTCCACCctctatgatcctagatcagtgacgggGACTCAAACGCCTCAAAcacatagctccgcccacatctgactctggatcggtggacgacaatactggagagaagcctgaagtcgaagccatcatggccgccagctccgactccctcccgttgggggagattgaacgggctgtaacggcaggtgtgcggtctgaggcttcaaactgctgttctgtcgttaACACCaataatgaggagttaagtaggtttaaatagaatatttctgtggcgccgttggagaattagttagctaactttactagctagccgaagttacgtccaggctaaaaacaaaagtttccaggtcagatgtgggcggggtttgcgcgcactgtttgaggcgtttgagttcgcgtctctgatctgagaccagcgctgtttgtagggatggagtctacttgcacaatcatgaatattcagtttacactcggcgaacatttaacattcacatttagacttttgcacatttaactaaatgtgagaaaacatgttgaaaaaaactagttataggtgctccttttacatttggcaccccatactgtTTCTAGCTAACAGTAGAACTTTTTTCGTTTTTTCTGGAAAATAATGAACATTAATGATGAACACCATAGTAGTGTTTTTTTAAGGTGGCAAATAGAACTTGTTGAAGAAGTGCCAGAACcctcaatcgtgttttccctAGAATCATGGcttgggagggggggggggtgcggcaaAACACTCCATAGtgtttatgatttttttaattacagtataacaatatattttaaCGTCTGCACGATTACTGTACAATAACCTAACTGTACACTGAACTAAACACTAACcatcagatttatttttaaaaatgaaaaaaaagttaacAATTGCCCTCTGACTGAGTCAAAACCTGTCATTGGGTGGTGGCTAGACTTTTGCTGCTTGTCAGGGGCAGGGCATGCAGCACGTGGGCTCCTTTCTCTACTTTGACTCGGAGTAGGAAAGCTACACCGGCTGCTACTCGCAGCAGAACAAGTGCTGTCAGCTTCACCCTacgagcatttaaaaaaaacgccGAGATTGTTGCCTGATTTTCAGCCAGATGCGACATTCTTAGATGCGCGGTCTCTGTCCGCTGGCgggtgtgcgcgcgcacgtgcctgtgtgtgcgcatcGGGGCGGAATTCTGCCGTGCGCGATACGAAGAAAAATTGTAAAGGCGCAAACGTGGAGACAGAACTTAGATGCCATCGTATAaattatggggtgccaaatgtaaaagtagcacctataactagttttctcacatttaactaaatgacacaacatgttttctcacgtttagttaaatgtgcaaaagtctaaatgtaaatgttaaatataaatgttaaatgtaaatgttaaatgttaaatgttaaatctaaatgttaaatgtaaatgtcaaatgtaaatgttaaatctaaatgttaaatgtttgccgagtgtaaaactgaatattcatgaatgggcaagtaaactccatccctaccctcaaacagcgctggtctaagatcagtgacgtggactcaaacacgtcaaacagtacgcatagctccgcccacatctgactctggatcggtgcacgaaaatactggagagaagcctgaagtcgaagccatcatggccgccagctccgactccctcccgttgggggagattgaacgggctgtaacggcaggtgtgcgggctgaggctccgcttcaaactgccgttctgtcgtaaacaccattaatgaggagtcaagtaggtttaaaaagaatatttctgtggcgccggtggagaattagttggctaactatactagctagccgaagttacgtccaggctaaaaacaaaagtttccagatcagatgtgggcggggtttgcgcgcactgtttgaggtgattgagttcgcgtctctgatctgagaccagcgctgtttgagggtaggggtagagtctacttgcacaatcatgaatattcagtttacactcggcaaacatttaacatttacatttaacatttacatttaacatttacatttaacatttagcatttaacatttacatttagacttttgcacatttaactaaatgtgagaaaacatgttttgtcatttcgttaaatgtgagaaaactagttatagatgctccttttacatttggcacccccataataaataacataaggctatttagtttaataaaagaaaaaagcacagGCGTATTATATAGGAAAGATCTTCTTAAATGACTTCTGTCGGTATtctatgaaaataaaataaaattaacttCACAGTTTCCTTGGACTTCACGTTTTAAAGGTAGGGAAACACTGCTCAACGACTATGTTCTGCCAGGGCTTAAAAGGTCGAAAGAAACCGTTAGAAGCTCATCGCAGACACACAGAATCTTTGATAATCATGAAATTATTTAAGCAAAGTTGTAACGAAATGTCTCGTGGACATAAGTCTGTGATTCTAAGACCAAGGTGAGACAAGTCTGACTTTGAAGAACCTGCGTGTGTTTTCTATAGAGCTACAGTGTCTATtctggactgaactggactgGAGGGTTCTGCCATTGCTGCGGCGTTCCTGCCTACAGCCTAGTGTTCTACTAGGAACAGAACCCATCCAATTCTCTGGTTGTCAGCTTTGTGCGTAATGGACGGATTCTGGGTAATGTAGTTCTGAAGCACAAAGGGATAAAGAATCTGCTTCCTGAATCCAACGAATAAAaatttactctgtgtctgctttaCAATAAAGTGATAGTTCACCGCTGAAAAGCAAATTGTGTTATaaaatttttacatttttttagcaAGAATGTGCAACAACACTTAACATTGATGGTCAATGTCCAGAGGAAAATGGcagtaatatgtgttgtggaTGTAAATGGTTATATCCTAACACCCAGATTGCATTGTGCTTGGACAAATCTCCCGAGCTTCAGAGATTGGATTTACCTGAGATGGGCTGTGTGTTTCCACATAAGGATAACTTTTCCAGTTTACACACAAATGTTTGGACATTTCTTTACaattttaacaaaaggttatattttaacattgtgtttgaataaagacattgtttctaagtcATTTAGCAAgcttttattataatttaagcAGACACAAATTCCTCATTTAGCTAAAACCTTCTTcctttcttcatctgctgttagtggctggaaaaacaagataGTTGTCACTCACAGATAGTCTCTGTGATGATACGCAACCggccgatattacctacaaatggatgaaattaattatattattagttttaaagtttctgccagccaagctaatgcacaggctaacgttagcaacgtAAGCTAGTGCTACTCctgacagtccaaaacacaatCAGCAGCTCATAAATGTACTCAGACCTTACAGCACAAAAGAATAAACggtcgaatatattacttactcagtgctcatttcaccgttctgtcccagctgtttcTGGTCTGTCCTGCAGCGCAAAGACACGATGCATCCGGCCTGTGGCTTTGCCTGAAGCTGACTCTGGGCTCTCCGCTGTAGGTGCTGGTTCCTTACGggcagcctcgtcctcgtcagcactgtactctggctcatacaactaaccacaaatatcagacgtGCGTGCTGAAGTACTACCTGTCCTccaaataatctacagcgggacctccacccattgaatattagtgctgtaagcgtatgcgagtaaaaacaatggtggagAAGTTGCGCTTTAGCAGGATGGCTCCGCCCCTATCTCAGTCTGGCTCcgcccctctcagcctgaccgttgctggagcaggtacagaggaaatcaggaagcactagttgtagtttttgagcccatggcaaaccaTCTGCTAAGTCGTCTTACCgggattaataaataataataacttctctgcattgaAATTATGGAGCAGTCTAAGTGTCCCTTCAATTTTAGAAATGTAATATTAAgaaggtcgttttggtcaacaCCTATTaaaaaagttttcctttaactaAAATCTGTTTTCTACGCAACCAACAAGAAGAAGCAATGGCGAACAGAGCTTTTGTGCATCTGTTCTCCAGCGGGCTGGCTctgccccctctcagcctggctccgcccccatAGGCTGTGGTTTCTTTCCGCTTTAGAATTTCTGACATTGCAGTATTTTCTGTGTCCAGTGTTTGAGCTGGGCCTCCTTGCCACAGATGGCTCTGCTTACCAACACACTTTCGCTCTGTCTTCCATCTTTACTTTTACTGGCTATAAGAAGCTGAGAGTAAACAAGGTTGAGTGATATGTAAAGAGGGGAGATGTTGGTACGGCCTTGTGAAACCTAATGggactgtcctgctgcagacacGAAGTGTACAGTAGGATCATGTATGGAAGATGGAGTTTGATTTTAGCAGATAAAGATCTGATCAGGATCTTTATCTCAGAAATCCAGGATCTCAGGAATGTGGTAATTTCAAATAATTCCTTTCAAATAATGAGCTGTCAAAAAGCACTGGAACCCAGccaatgagctgcagctgtgttcaGACCACAAAAATCTCGGTCTCCTCTGTTTGGAGTTTATTTCTGTCCAACAGCACCAGCAGAGACGTCATCTGGAAGCTATTACTGTGGTTTTACAATCAGCTGATTCCACAAACGCCTGCCAGCCCATCGTCTGCTATAAGAAACCGAAAGACTACGGTGCTGCATCAGCAGACTGCACCTATAAGATTAAGTTATTCAAATAACGAGGTGGCGATAGACAATTATGATAAATGCTTCTTTATGATGCTCTGTTTATGTTAAGGCAGAGCATGGTTCTGTTAGAGGCGTAAAgttatatattaataattagAATAATTACAATCTATTGGTTTTTGGGTTTGATTCCAGGGTCGTCCAGGTTTCTTTCTGTGCAGTTTGCGTGCTCTCctcgtgtctgtgtgggttttctctgttttcttcccacagtccaaacacaagCAGTCAGGTTGTGTGAGTGGTTCCCCTGTGATCTGTGAACCCTGCATCTGGGCCCGGCAGCAGGGCCACAACCCTTGACAGGAGTAAGCAGCCGAGATAGGATCggcttttaaattaaaaagctcgagatttgttgttttttctttattgttgAGTAaggactgaactgaactgatgaCAAGGGAGACTGGTTTGTGTTACTTGGTACTGTACTTCTACTAAAACCTGTTACTGTTATGTCATTGTAGAACATCTTGTAGAGTTCCAATGTCATCCccaggttcctcctcctccagtcccaGTTTGCTCGCTAAGGGTCTCTCTCTGGAACCATCCTGCTCGCCGTGCAGTCACGGTGAGGCGGATACACCCCAGCAGCTGAACTCAGACCTTGaacccatctcctcctcttcggGTCCAGCGTCCCGGGAAGAAGGGGCTCCGCTAACTAGGCTAATAGAGGACTGTGGTTCAGCTAATGAGTTGGTCAATGACACAGGCCCACTAGAGCTGCCAGCTAACACAGTAACCCCActgagcaggagcagagcaCCGCTGCCTGGACCAAAGCCTCAGGGTACAAAACCTTCCTTCATCATTTATcttgataaatgataaatatgcACATATTCTGCATGAACctatcccctgggggagcaatGCTTGTGCGAAGTGTCCTACACAAGGACACACCTGCAGCCCTGTGGTGTGAACCTGGGGCATcctgcttcccaggccaatgctctacccactgagctaccCATTATGCATGTTTGCTAACACCGTAACATAGAAACTACCGGACCATGTTTTTCAAATGCAACTGTAGTGCAAATATTCATATTTGCATTCACATTGtagttttatgtttatgtttatgttaagATATGAAACTACAGTGTTTTTCATATATACAGTTACTGCATACCAAAATCAGGAAGTGGGGTGGTTCTGAGAGCCAGTGCAGGTAGATGAACTGATTCATGACATCACTATTTAAGCTGTGACCACACCTCCCACAGTACCTCCAAAGCCCCCCCACCTTCAGCAGCATGCAGTGGTGTCAAGGCCTCGACCTCGTGCCCCAGACAAGCCCCTACCCCCTACACCACCTTGCAGACCCCTCCAAACAGATCCCCGGGGGGGGTGGAGTCCTCCCATCCGTGACGAAGGCACAGCCTCACCCACCTGTGTCCTGTCATTGATTGAAAAATTTGAGCGGTGAGTTCTAATTGATCTGAAGACATGTGACATcatgattttatttataaatgctTGTATGTATATGTGCAGTGAGCAGATCATTGTGGTTCCTGACATTACCGGGGGAACCCTGTGTCAACGCCTCCCTgacccctcctcctcatcccgaCCTTCATCACCTGCAACCTCATCAATGCCTGTCGCTTCCCCAACTGATGAACAGACTTCCACGGAACTAAGAGGTGGTGATGGCATGATATTAAGGGCTAAGGAGGGGGCACCTAGTGACCTACATCATCTTAACGATGATggcaatgaaaataaaaatgatgatgacGACCTTCACCACAAGCGTTTATCCATGGAGTCGGGTTATGGTGCCTCTGAGAAGCACTTGGAAGAGGATATGGTGGCAGTTGAGATGAGAGAGCAACAACACCAGCCACTTCCACTGCTCGACCAATCAGAACTCCCCTCTGAGCATCTGTCCCTCCCCTCTTCACAGACAGATGGGAAGTTGGCCAATCGGGACAGCGGGATTGATAGCATCAGCTCTCCATCGCACAGTGAGGAGCTCTGCTTTGCTGGCGTAGATGACGGGGGTGTGGTTTACCCCTGCAGCCCTGCCCTCCTGCCTCACCTCTCCAGTTTGTCCTTATATGCaatggagggaggggaaggtgaggaagagggggagaaggCAAGTGGAGGTGTGAGAAGAAGGCAGTTTGCAGAGGATGGAGACagtgacctggaggaggagggagaactTACACTGGTGCTGTCTCCCCCCAAGGCCAACAGACAGGACTCTGCTGAGGTGAGATTACTGACAAAAAGGCTAACTGTATATAGACCTCAATTCGAACCTCATTGGAAAACAAGTTGACATTAAAGTCACAGAGCTCACAGAGATGTAAAAGTCAGATGTTTAACACTGAGGGTCTCTGTCCAGCTTTCTGTCCAACAGAGAGTTTTCAACATCGCTAATGAGCTGCTCCACACAGAGACTGCCTACGTCTCCAAGCTCCACCTCCTGGACCAGGTGAGTTACCAGAGCTGTCCTTCTTTTGTCCAGTCAGTGTTATTGTTTCGTTTATTTTCTAACATTCACATAATTgcctctgttgccatggaagcATTGCAGTCATTACACGACAGAGCACGATAGAGCTGATGGGTATGAGGTGTTACACCTGTAAAATGTTAGAAATCACAACAAAGAAACTAAAAACCAGGACTGGGTTTCTAGTTGCACTGACCCAGGACATAATGTGAATTTTACTTTGAATTTTCAACCTGTCTGCTCTCTTCCCTCAGGTTTTCTGTGCCAGACTCATGGAGGAGGCTCGCTCCCGCTCCTCTTTCCCCTGTGACGTGGTTCATGGAATCTTTTCCAACATCTGCTCCATTTACTGTTTCCATCAGCAGTTTCTGCTGCCAGCGCTTCAGAAACGGATGGAGGAGTGGTGAGGATCTTTCTTCTCCTCACCTTCTGGGTTTTCTCCTCAGGATCTCACTTTGTTCCTCCTTTATCTGCAGGGATTCAAACCCACGGATCGGGGACATCCTGCAGAAGCTGGCTCCCTTTCTGAAAATGTATGGAGAGTATGTGAAAAACTTTGACCGAGCCATGGAGCTGGTGAACACCTGGATGGAGAGATCAGCTCAATTCAAGACCATCATTCAGGAGATCCAGGTTCAGCTTCTTCTGGGATTTAAAGTGGTATGGTAGAAGTTTGGTCTGTTTATTTGTA from Betta splendens chromosome 7, fBetSpl5.4, whole genome shotgun sequence encodes:
- the fgd1 gene encoding FYVE, RhoGEF and PH domain-containing protein 1 isoform X4; amino-acid sequence: MSSPGSSSSSPSLLAKGLSLEPSCSPCSHGEADTPQQLNSDLEPISSSSGPASREEGAPLTRLIEDCGSANELVNDTGPLELPANTVTPLSRSRAPLPGPKPQVPPKPPHLQQHAVVSRPRPRAPDKPLPPTPPCRPLQTDPRGGWSPPIRDEGTASPTCVLSLIEKFEREQIIVVPDITGGTLCQRLPDPSSSSRPSSPATSSMPVASPTDEQTSTELRGGDGMILRAKEGAPSDLHHLNDDGNENKNDDDDLHHKRLSMESGYGASEKHLEEDMVAVEMREQQHQPLPLLDQSELPSEHLSLPSSQTDGKLANRDSGIDSISSPSHSEELCFAGVDDGGVVYPCSPALLPHLSSLSLYAMEGGEGEEEGEKASGGVRRRQFAEDGDSDLEEEGELTLVLSPPKANRQDSAELSVQQRVFNIANELLHTETAYVSKLHLLDQVFCARLMEEARSRSSFPCDVVHGIFSNICSIYCFHQQFLLPALQKRMEEWDSNPRIGDILQKLAPFLKMYGEYVKNFDRAMELVNTWMERSAQFKTIIQEIQKEERCGNLTLQHHMLEPVQRIPRYELLLKDYLHRLPEDAPDYKDAQKSLELIATAAEHSNAAIRKMERMRKLLKVYELLGGEEDIVNPTNELIKEGHILKLSNKNGSTQDRYLILFNDRLLYCVPKLRLIGQKYGVRARIDVDGMELKETSSIAVPRTFLVSGKQRSMELQARTEEEKKDWIQAIQATIQRHEQSVESFRHLNCSLRDDDSTPPHSLVTHHWKLFCTKSCVELGKRAPTPIREKEVTLCMKCQEPFNSITKRRHHCKACGHVVCGKCSEFRARLSYDNNRTNRVCVDCYATLVGVLPSSSMSSSSTQRRRSILEKQASLAAENSVICSFLNHMEKGGGKGWQKAWFVIPENEPLVLYIYGAPQDVKAQRSIPLIGFEVSLPESCDRLERRNAFKISQSHLTLYFSAEAEELQRRWMDVLSRAGRGEELQVHLPIVESLEEELEELAAEEENT